From one Felis catus isolate Fca126 chromosome E2, F.catus_Fca126_mat1.0, whole genome shotgun sequence genomic stretch:
- the NUTF2 gene encoding nuclear transport factor 2, with protein sequence MGDKPIWEQIGSSFIQHYYQLFDNDRTQLGAIYIDASCLTWEGQQFQGKAAIVEKLSSLPFQKIQHSITAQDHQPTPDSCIISMVVGQLKADEDPIMGFHQMFLLKNINDAWVCTNDMFRLALHNFG encoded by the exons ATGGGAGACAAGCCAATTTGGGAGCAGATTGGATCCAGCTTCATTCAACATTACTACCAGTTATTTGATAACGACAGAACCCAACTAGGCGCAATTTAT aTTGACGCATCATGCCTTACGTGGGAAGGACAGCAATTCCAGGGGAAAGCTGCCATTGTGGAGAAGTTGTCT AGCCTTCCGTTCCAGAAAATCCAGCACAGCATCACGGCGCAGGACCATCAGCCCACGCCAGATAGCTGCATCATCAGCATGGTTGTGGGCCAGCTCAAG GCTGATGAAGACCCCATCATGGGGTTCCACCAGATGTTCCTATTAAAGAACATCAACGATGCTTGGGTTTGCACCAATGACATGTTCAGGCTTGCCCTGCACAACTTCGGCTGA